The following proteins come from a genomic window of Sorex araneus isolate mSorAra2 chromosome 1, mSorAra2.pri, whole genome shotgun sequence:
- the CACFD1 gene encoding calcium channel flower homolog isoform X2, with product MSSSGGAAAAASSAPPAQEEGMTWWYRWLCRLAGVLGAVSCAISGLFNCVTIHPLNIAAGVWMIMNAFVLLLCEAPFCCPFLEFANAVAERVDRWRSWQKAVFYCGMAVVPVVISLTLTTLLGNAVAFTAGVLHGLSALGRKGDAVSYARLQQQKRQADETLTETLEGEP from the exons ATGAGCTCCTcgggcggggcggccgcggccGCCAGCTCGGCGCCGCCCGCGCAGGAGGAGGGCATGACGTGGTGGTACCGCTGGCTGTGCCGCCtggcgggggtgctgggggcagtgt CCTGCGCCATCTCCGGCCTCTTCAACTGTGTCACCATACACCCTCTGAACATCGCGGCCGGCGTGTGGATGAT CATGAACGCCTTCGTCCTGCTGCTGTGCGAGGCGCCCTTCTGCTGCCCCTTCCTCGAGTTCGCCAACGCCGTGGCCGAGCGGGTGGACCGGTGGCGCTCCTGGCAGAAGGCCGTCTTCTACTGTGG GATGGCCGTGGTCCCCGTCGTCATCAGCCTGACACTCACCACTCTGCTGGGCAACGCCGTCGCCTTCACCGCCGGAGTGCTGCACGGGCTCTCGGCCCTGGGCAGGAA GGGTGATGCTGTGTCCTACGCTCGGCTGCAGCAGCAGAAGCGACAGGCTGATGAGACCCTCACTGAGACCCTCGAGGGGGAGCCCTGA
- the CACFD1 gene encoding calcium channel flower homolog isoform X1 translates to MQAPRARPPPGRAEQGAGGWHGAPGGRRVAPSVLGARSASESLRHVTAPEGRSRGPGRGPAPACAISGLFNCVTIHPLNIAAGVWMIMNAFVLLLCEAPFCCPFLEFANAVAERVDRWRSWQKAVFYCGMAVVPVVISLTLTTLLGNAVAFTAGVLHGLSALGRKGDAVSYARLQQQKRQADETLTETLEGEP, encoded by the exons ATGCAGGCCCCCAGGGCGCGGCCGCCCCccggcagggcagagcagggtgCAGGCGGGTGGCACGGCGCTCCGGGGGGCAGAAGAGTGGCCCCCAGCGTCCTGGGCGCTCGCTCTGCCTCGGAGTCCCTGCGACACGTGACTGCCCCGGAGGGTCGCAGTCGGGGCCCGGGAAGGGGGCCTGCTCCTg CCTGCGCCATCTCCGGCCTCTTCAACTGTGTCACCATACACCCTCTGAACATCGCGGCCGGCGTGTGGATGAT CATGAACGCCTTCGTCCTGCTGCTGTGCGAGGCGCCCTTCTGCTGCCCCTTCCTCGAGTTCGCCAACGCCGTGGCCGAGCGGGTGGACCGGTGGCGCTCCTGGCAGAAGGCCGTCTTCTACTGTGG GATGGCCGTGGTCCCCGTCGTCATCAGCCTGACACTCACCACTCTGCTGGGCAACGCCGTCGCCTTCACCGCCGGAGTGCTGCACGGGCTCTCGGCCCTGGGCAGGAA GGGTGATGCTGTGTCCTACGCTCGGCTGCAGCAGCAGAAGCGACAGGCTGATGAGACCCTCACTGAGACCCTCGAGGGGGAGCCCTGA
- the SLC2A6 gene encoding solute carrier family 2, facilitated glucose transporter member 6 isoform X2, with amino-acid sequence MQEPLLGAEGPDYDTFSENSPSSPGESTQERAPHNKRLLLATFAAVLGNFTFGYAMVYTSPVLPVLEHSADPSLSLTKLQASWFGAIFTLGAAAGGLSSMALSDLLGRKLSIMFSAAPSAVGYILMASARGRWALLLGRALTGFAGGLTAACIPVYVSEIAPPGVRGALGATPQLMAVFGSLLLYALGLLLPWRWLAVAGEGPVLLMVLLLSFMPNSPRFLLTRGRAEEARRALSWLRGARADVHWEFQQIQDNVRRQSSRLSWAEARDPAVCRPIAIAVLMRLLQQLTGVTPLLVYLQPIFESTNVLLRPENDAAIVGAVRLFSVLVAALTMDLAGRKLLLFVSATIMFAANLTLGLYIHFNPRPLSPNSTMGLEGGPLGVPTPPLAMLSDPLSLVPLLAAMLFIMGYAMGWGPITWLLMSEILPLRARGAASGLCVLVSWLTAFALTMSFQLVVPWVCKSPSSSSPPSAWSTWCSQAAACPRPGAGHWSRSRPSSAPGTTPSGPR; translated from the exons ATGCAGGAACCCCTGCTGGGAGCCGAAGGCCCGGACTATGACACCTTTTCCGAGAACTCGCCCTCGTCCCCCGGCGAGAGCACGCAGGAGCG ggccccgcACAACAAGAGGCTGCTGCTGGCCACCTTCGCGGCCGTGCTGGGCAACTTCACGTTCGGCTATGCCATGGTGTACACGTCGCCCGTCCTCCCCGTCCTGGAGCACTCTGCCGACCCCAGCCTGAGCCTCACCAAACTGCAGGCATCCTGGTTCGGG GCCATCTTCACCCTGGGGGCAGCGGCGGGCGGCCTCAGCTCCATGGCCCTCAGCGACCTTCTGGGCCGCAAGCTCAGCATCATGTTCTCCGCGGCGCCCTCGGCCGTCGGCTACATCCTCATGGCGAGCGCGCGCGGCCGCTGGGCGCTGCTGCTTGGCCGGGCGCTGACGGGCTTCGCCGGGGGCCTCACAGCCGCCTGCATCCCG GTGTACGTGTCTGAGATCGCGCCCCCGGGGGTCcgtggggctctgggggccacgcCGCAGCTGATGGCGGTGTTCGGGTCACTGTTGCTCTACGCCCTAG GCCTCCTGCTGCCGTGGCGCTGGCTGGCGGTGGCCGGGGAGGGGCCGGTGCTGCTCATGGTGCTGCTGCTCAGCTTCATGCCCAACTCGCCGCGCTTCCTGCTGACGCGGGGCCGGGCCGAGGAGGCGCGGCGGGCGCTGAGCTGGCTGCGCGGGGCCCGGGCCGATGTGCACTGGGAGTTCCAGCAGATCCAGGACAACGTCCGGAGACAG AGCAGCCGCCTGTCGTGGGCCGAGGCCCGGGACCCCGCCGTGTGCCGCCCCATCGCCATCGCCGTGCTCATGCGGCTCCTGCAGCAGCTGACGGGCGTCACCCCCCTTCTCGTCTACCTGCAGCCCATCTTCGAGAGCACCAACGTGCTGCTG CGCCCGGAGAACGACGCGGCCATCGTGGGGGCCGTGCGGCTCTTCTCCGTGCTGGTCGCCGCCCTCACCATGGACCTGGCCGGCCGCAAACTGCTGCTGTTTGTCTCGG CGACCATCATGTTCGCTGCCAACCTGACCCTGGGACTCTACATCCACTTCAACCCCAGGCCGCTGAGCCCCAACAGCACGATGGGCCTTGAGGGCGggcccctgggggtccccacaCCGCCCCTGGCCATGCTGTCGGATCCCCTCAGCCTGGTGCCTCTGCTGGCCGCCATGCTCTTCATCATGG GCTATGCCATGGGCTGGGGGCCCATCACGTGGCTCCTCATGTCGGAGATCCTGCCGCTGCGTGCGCGCGGCGCGGCCTCAGGGCTGTGCGTGCTGGTCAGCTGGCTCACGGCCTTCGCCCTCACCATGTCCTTCCAGCTGGTAGTG cCGTGGGTCTGCAagtccccttcttcttcttcgccGCCGTCTGCTTGGTCAACCTGGTGTTCACAGGCTGCTGCGTGCCCGAGACCAGGGGCCGGTCACTGGAGCAGATCGAGGCCTTCTTCCGCACCGGGCACCACGCCGTCGGGCCCTAGGTGA
- the SLC2A6 gene encoding solute carrier family 2, facilitated glucose transporter member 6 isoform X3 — MQEPLLGAEGPDYDTFSENSPSSPGESTQERAPHNKRLLLATFAAVLGNFTFGYAMVYTSPVLPVLEHSADPSLSLTKLQASWFGAIFTLGAAAGGLSSMALSDLLGRKLSIMFSAAPSAVGYILMASARGRWALLLGRALTGFAGGLTAACIPVYVSEIAPPGVRGALGATPQLMAVFGSLLLYALGLLLPWRWLAVAGEGPVLLMVLLLSFMPNSPRFLLTRGRAEEARRALSWLRGARADVHWEFQQIQDNVRRQPPVVGRGPGPRRVPPHRHRRAHAAPAAADGRHPPSRLPAAHLREHQRAAATIMFAANLTLGLYIHFNPRPLSPNSTMGLEGGPLGVPTPPLAMLSDPLSLVPLLAAMLFIMGYAMGWGPITWLLMSEILPLRARGAASGLCVLVSWLTAFALTMSFQLVVKAVGLQVPFFFFAAVCLVNLVFTGCCVPETRGRSLEQIEAFFRTGHHAVGP; from the exons ATGCAGGAACCCCTGCTGGGAGCCGAAGGCCCGGACTATGACACCTTTTCCGAGAACTCGCCCTCGTCCCCCGGCGAGAGCACGCAGGAGCG ggccccgcACAACAAGAGGCTGCTGCTGGCCACCTTCGCGGCCGTGCTGGGCAACTTCACGTTCGGCTATGCCATGGTGTACACGTCGCCCGTCCTCCCCGTCCTGGAGCACTCTGCCGACCCCAGCCTGAGCCTCACCAAACTGCAGGCATCCTGGTTCGGG GCCATCTTCACCCTGGGGGCAGCGGCGGGCGGCCTCAGCTCCATGGCCCTCAGCGACCTTCTGGGCCGCAAGCTCAGCATCATGTTCTCCGCGGCGCCCTCGGCCGTCGGCTACATCCTCATGGCGAGCGCGCGCGGCCGCTGGGCGCTGCTGCTTGGCCGGGCGCTGACGGGCTTCGCCGGGGGCCTCACAGCCGCCTGCATCCCG GTGTACGTGTCTGAGATCGCGCCCCCGGGGGTCcgtggggctctgggggccacgcCGCAGCTGATGGCGGTGTTCGGGTCACTGTTGCTCTACGCCCTAG GCCTCCTGCTGCCGTGGCGCTGGCTGGCGGTGGCCGGGGAGGGGCCGGTGCTGCTCATGGTGCTGCTGCTCAGCTTCATGCCCAACTCGCCGCGCTTCCTGCTGACGCGGGGCCGGGCCGAGGAGGCGCGGCGGGCGCTGAGCTGGCTGCGCGGGGCCCGGGCCGATGTGCACTGGGAGTTCCAGCAGATCCAGGACAACGTCCGGAGACAG CCGCCTGTCGTGGGCCGAGGCCCGGGACCCCGCCGTGTGCCGCCCCATCGCCATCGCCGTGCTCATGCGGCTCCTGCAGCAGCTGACGGGCGTCACCCCCCTTCTCGTCTACCTGCAGCCCATCTTCGAGAGCACCAACGTGCTGCTG CGACCATCATGTTCGCTGCCAACCTGACCCTGGGACTCTACATCCACTTCAACCCCAGGCCGCTGAGCCCCAACAGCACGATGGGCCTTGAGGGCGggcccctgggggtccccacaCCGCCCCTGGCCATGCTGTCGGATCCCCTCAGCCTGGTGCCTCTGCTGGCCGCCATGCTCTTCATCATGG GCTATGCCATGGGCTGGGGGCCCATCACGTGGCTCCTCATGTCGGAGATCCTGCCGCTGCGTGCGCGCGGCGCGGCCTCAGGGCTGTGCGTGCTGGTCAGCTGGCTCACGGCCTTCGCCCTCACCATGTCCTTCCAGCTGGTAGTG aaagcCGTGGGTCTGCAagtccccttcttcttcttcgccGCCGTCTGCTTGGTCAACCTGGTGTTCACAGGCTGCTGCGTGCCCGAGACCAGGGGCCGGTCACTGGAGCAGATCGAGGCCTTCTTCCGCACCGGGCACCACGCCGTCGGGCCCTAG
- the SLC2A6 gene encoding solute carrier family 2, facilitated glucose transporter member 6 isoform X4, with protein sequence MQEPLLGAEGPDYDTFSENSPSSPGESTQERAPHNKRLLLATFAAVLGNFTFGYAMVYTSPVLPVLEHSADPSLSLTKLQASWFGAIFTLGAAAGGLSSMALSDLLGRKLSIMFSAAPSAVGYILMASARGRWALLLGRALTGFAGGLTAACIPVYVSEIAPPGVRGALGATPQLMAVFGSLLLYALGLLLPWRWLAVAGEGPVLLMVLLLSFMPNSPRFLLTRGRAEEARRALSWLRGARADVHWEFQQIQDNVRRQPPVVGRGPGPRRVPPHRHRRAHAAPAAADGRHPPSRLPAAHLREHQRAAGYAMGWGPITWLLMSEILPLRARGAASGLCVLVSWLTAFALTMSFQLVVKAVGLQVPFFFFAAVCLVNLVFTGCCVPETRGRSLEQIEAFFRTGHHAVGP encoded by the exons ATGCAGGAACCCCTGCTGGGAGCCGAAGGCCCGGACTATGACACCTTTTCCGAGAACTCGCCCTCGTCCCCCGGCGAGAGCACGCAGGAGCG ggccccgcACAACAAGAGGCTGCTGCTGGCCACCTTCGCGGCCGTGCTGGGCAACTTCACGTTCGGCTATGCCATGGTGTACACGTCGCCCGTCCTCCCCGTCCTGGAGCACTCTGCCGACCCCAGCCTGAGCCTCACCAAACTGCAGGCATCCTGGTTCGGG GCCATCTTCACCCTGGGGGCAGCGGCGGGCGGCCTCAGCTCCATGGCCCTCAGCGACCTTCTGGGCCGCAAGCTCAGCATCATGTTCTCCGCGGCGCCCTCGGCCGTCGGCTACATCCTCATGGCGAGCGCGCGCGGCCGCTGGGCGCTGCTGCTTGGCCGGGCGCTGACGGGCTTCGCCGGGGGCCTCACAGCCGCCTGCATCCCG GTGTACGTGTCTGAGATCGCGCCCCCGGGGGTCcgtggggctctgggggccacgcCGCAGCTGATGGCGGTGTTCGGGTCACTGTTGCTCTACGCCCTAG GCCTCCTGCTGCCGTGGCGCTGGCTGGCGGTGGCCGGGGAGGGGCCGGTGCTGCTCATGGTGCTGCTGCTCAGCTTCATGCCCAACTCGCCGCGCTTCCTGCTGACGCGGGGCCGGGCCGAGGAGGCGCGGCGGGCGCTGAGCTGGCTGCGCGGGGCCCGGGCCGATGTGCACTGGGAGTTCCAGCAGATCCAGGACAACGTCCGGAGACAG CCGCCTGTCGTGGGCCGAGGCCCGGGACCCCGCCGTGTGCCGCCCCATCGCCATCGCCGTGCTCATGCGGCTCCTGCAGCAGCTGACGGGCGTCACCCCCCTTCTCGTCTACCTGCAGCCCATCTTCGAGAGCACCAACGTGCTGCTG GCTATGCCATGGGCTGGGGGCCCATCACGTGGCTCCTCATGTCGGAGATCCTGCCGCTGCGTGCGCGCGGCGCGGCCTCAGGGCTGTGCGTGCTGGTCAGCTGGCTCACGGCCTTCGCCCTCACCATGTCCTTCCAGCTGGTAGTG aaagcCGTGGGTCTGCAagtccccttcttcttcttcgccGCCGTCTGCTTGGTCAACCTGGTGTTCACAGGCTGCTGCGTGCCCGAGACCAGGGGCCGGTCACTGGAGCAGATCGAGGCCTTCTTCCGCACCGGGCACCACGCCGTCGGGCCCTAG
- the SLC2A6 gene encoding solute carrier family 2, facilitated glucose transporter member 6 isoform X1, translated as MQEPLLGAEGPDYDTFSENSPSSPGESTQERAPHNKRLLLATFAAVLGNFTFGYAMVYTSPVLPVLEHSADPSLSLTKLQASWFGAIFTLGAAAGGLSSMALSDLLGRKLSIMFSAAPSAVGYILMASARGRWALLLGRALTGFAGGLTAACIPVYVSEIAPPGVRGALGATPQLMAVFGSLLLYALGLLLPWRWLAVAGEGPVLLMVLLLSFMPNSPRFLLTRGRAEEARRALSWLRGARADVHWEFQQIQDNVRRQSSRLSWAEARDPAVCRPIAIAVLMRLLQQLTGVTPLLVYLQPIFESTNVLLRPENDAAIVGAVRLFSVLVAALTMDLAGRKLLLFVSATIMFAANLTLGLYIHFNPRPLSPNSTMGLEGGPLGVPTPPLAMLSDPLSLVPLLAAMLFIMGYAMGWGPITWLLMSEILPLRARGAASGLCVLVSWLTAFALTMSFQLVVKAVGLQVPFFFFAAVCLVNLVFTGCCVPETRGRSLEQIEAFFRTGHHAVGP; from the exons ATGCAGGAACCCCTGCTGGGAGCCGAAGGCCCGGACTATGACACCTTTTCCGAGAACTCGCCCTCGTCCCCCGGCGAGAGCACGCAGGAGCG ggccccgcACAACAAGAGGCTGCTGCTGGCCACCTTCGCGGCCGTGCTGGGCAACTTCACGTTCGGCTATGCCATGGTGTACACGTCGCCCGTCCTCCCCGTCCTGGAGCACTCTGCCGACCCCAGCCTGAGCCTCACCAAACTGCAGGCATCCTGGTTCGGG GCCATCTTCACCCTGGGGGCAGCGGCGGGCGGCCTCAGCTCCATGGCCCTCAGCGACCTTCTGGGCCGCAAGCTCAGCATCATGTTCTCCGCGGCGCCCTCGGCCGTCGGCTACATCCTCATGGCGAGCGCGCGCGGCCGCTGGGCGCTGCTGCTTGGCCGGGCGCTGACGGGCTTCGCCGGGGGCCTCACAGCCGCCTGCATCCCG GTGTACGTGTCTGAGATCGCGCCCCCGGGGGTCcgtggggctctgggggccacgcCGCAGCTGATGGCGGTGTTCGGGTCACTGTTGCTCTACGCCCTAG GCCTCCTGCTGCCGTGGCGCTGGCTGGCGGTGGCCGGGGAGGGGCCGGTGCTGCTCATGGTGCTGCTGCTCAGCTTCATGCCCAACTCGCCGCGCTTCCTGCTGACGCGGGGCCGGGCCGAGGAGGCGCGGCGGGCGCTGAGCTGGCTGCGCGGGGCCCGGGCCGATGTGCACTGGGAGTTCCAGCAGATCCAGGACAACGTCCGGAGACAG AGCAGCCGCCTGTCGTGGGCCGAGGCCCGGGACCCCGCCGTGTGCCGCCCCATCGCCATCGCCGTGCTCATGCGGCTCCTGCAGCAGCTGACGGGCGTCACCCCCCTTCTCGTCTACCTGCAGCCCATCTTCGAGAGCACCAACGTGCTGCTG CGCCCGGAGAACGACGCGGCCATCGTGGGGGCCGTGCGGCTCTTCTCCGTGCTGGTCGCCGCCCTCACCATGGACCTGGCCGGCCGCAAACTGCTGCTGTTTGTCTCGG CGACCATCATGTTCGCTGCCAACCTGACCCTGGGACTCTACATCCACTTCAACCCCAGGCCGCTGAGCCCCAACAGCACGATGGGCCTTGAGGGCGggcccctgggggtccccacaCCGCCCCTGGCCATGCTGTCGGATCCCCTCAGCCTGGTGCCTCTGCTGGCCGCCATGCTCTTCATCATGG GCTATGCCATGGGCTGGGGGCCCATCACGTGGCTCCTCATGTCGGAGATCCTGCCGCTGCGTGCGCGCGGCGCGGCCTCAGGGCTGTGCGTGCTGGTCAGCTGGCTCACGGCCTTCGCCCTCACCATGTCCTTCCAGCTGGTAGTG aaagcCGTGGGTCTGCAagtccccttcttcttcttcgccGCCGTCTGCTTGGTCAACCTGGTGTTCACAGGCTGCTGCGTGCCCGAGACCAGGGGCCGGTCACTGGAGCAGATCGAGGCCTTCTTCCGCACCGGGCACCACGCCGTCGGGCCCTAG
- the LOC129400866 gene encoding uncharacterized protein LOC129400866: MARGPEAATVSWASPSPQPVVLHPPGVGTCAGCPMPRPSAQRRPMEEPGGLGPADLLKLLLPVPVLRPCRGRGRPQLEGKTAALGLSEPCSCSRVWTSSVGGGPSRALLPPMGRPWPPAETLSSAQLFGAPAAPRPGAAADAQDSDLVPSVALAAALALLFLLLSSWLVWGRCLQGGAAPDTEAPQTSPLQAARGLLASTLLLQPPRAHIRLTLLLCGLQMTILGAANKAGDPWVFVG, translated from the exons ATGGCCAGGGGCCCGGAAGCTGCGACTGTGTCTTgggcttcccccagcccccagcccgtcGTTCTCCACCCTCCTGGGGTGGGGACTTGTGCCGGGTGCCCCatgccccgcccctccgcccagCGCCGCCCCATGGAGGAACCAGGAGGGCTTGGCCCGGCCGACCTGCTGAAGCTGCTGCTGCCCGTGCCTGTCCTGCGACCCTGCCGAGGACGCGGGCGCCCCCAGCTCGAAG GGAAAACGGCGGCTCTGGGCCTTTCTGAGCCTTGTTCCTGCTCCCGAGTCTGGACCTCttctgtggggggggggccctcgCGTGCCCTCCTCCCGCCCATGGGCCGGCCGTGGCCCCCCGCGGAGACGCTCTCCAGTGCTCAGCTGTTCGGCGCCCCCGCTGCGCCCCGGCCTGGGGCCGCTGCTGACGCCCAGGACTCGGACCTCGTGCCCTCGGTGGCCCTGGCCgccgccctggccctgctcttcctgctcctcaGCAGCTGGCTGGTGTGGGGCAGGTGCCTCCAGG GCGGAGCAGCCCCGGACACGGAGGCCCCGCAGACCAGCCCCCTGCAGGCGGCCCGGGGGCTCCTGGCCAGCACCCTGCTCCTCCAGCCGCCCCGGGCGCACATCCGCCTCACGCTGCTTCTCTGCGGGCTGCAGATGACCATCCTGGGGGCTGCAAATAAAGCCGGGGACCCCTGGGTGTTTGTGGGATGA
- the MYMK gene encoding protein myomaker, whose protein sequence is MGTLLAKLLLPTLSSLALLPTASVAARRRFHMEAMVYLFTMFFVALFHACRGPGLSVLCFLRLDTLDYFSVYGTALSMWVSLMALADFDEPKRSTLVMFGALTLAVRIYHDREGYGVYSGPIGTAVLITAAKWLQQMKEKKGLYPDKSVYTQQVGPGLCFGALALMLRFFFEDWDYTYVHSCYHCALAMSFVLLLPKVNRKAGSAGPPARLDCSTLCCACI, encoded by the exons ATGGGGACGCTCCTGGCCAAGCTGCTGCTCCCCACGCTCAGCAGCCTGGCCCTCCTGCCCACGGCCAGCGTCGCGGCCCGGAGGCGCTTCCACATGGAGGCCATGGTCTACCTCTTCACCATGTTCTTCGTGGCg CTCTTCCACGCGTGCCGCGGCCCCGGGCTCTCCGTGCTCTGCTTCCTGCGCCTGGACACCCTGGACTACTTCAGCGTGTACGGGACGGCGCTGAGCATGTGGGTCTCCCTCATGG CCCTGGCTGACTTTGACGAGCCCAAGCGGTCCACGCTCGTGATGTTCGGGGCCCTCACCCTGGCCGTGCGCATCTACCACGACCGCGAGGGCTACGGCGTGTACTCGGGCCCCATCGGCACGGCCGTGCTCATCACTGCCGCCAAGTGG CTGCAGCagatgaaggagaagaaggggcTATACCCTGACAAGAGTGTCTACACCCAGCAGGTCGGCCCGGGCCTCTGCTTCGGGGCGCTGGCTCTGATGCTCCGTTTCTTCTTCGAG GACTGGGACTACACCTACGTGCACAGCTGCTACCACTGTGCCCTGGCGATGTCCTTCGTGCTCCTGCTGCCCAAGGTCAACAGGAAAGCGGGCAGCGCAGGACCCCCCGCCAGGCTGGACTGCTCCACCCTCTGCTGTGCCTGCATATGA